From Candidatus Neomarinimicrobiota bacterium, the proteins below share one genomic window:
- the rplL gene encoding 50S ribosomal protein L7/L12: MAEVTRADVLGYLENANMLEISELIKEIEDKFGVTAAAPVAVAAAPGAAAAAEEAEEKTEFDVVMTSFGDKKINVIKEVRQITSLGLKEAKELVEGVPSTIKEALPKDEAEKVKKQLEEAGATVELK; this comes from the coding sequence ATGGCCGAAGTTACACGTGCCGATGTATTGGGATACCTTGAAAACGCCAATATGCTGGAAATTTCCGAACTGATCAAAGAAATTGAGGATAAGTTCGGTGTTACTGCTGCTGCCCCTGTGGCCGTTGCTGCTGCACCCGGTGCTGCCGCCGCTGCTGAAGAGGCCGAAGAAAAAACTGAGTTTGATGTGGTGATGACCAGTTTTGGCGACAAAAAGATCAACGTGATCAAAGAAGTCCGCCAGATTACTTCCCTTGGACTGAAAGAAGCCAAAGAACTGGTCGAAGGTGTTCCCAGCACCATCAAAGAAGCATTGCCAAAAGATGAAGCTGAAAAGGTAAAGAAACAGCTCGAAGAGGCTGGTGCAACTGTAGAACTGAAATAA